The Paenibacillus sophorae genome has a segment encoding these proteins:
- a CDS encoding thiamine diphosphokinase: MPARRTVIFAGGELSEQFLRELDKEDFIIGADRGALFLVTHGVIPDIAVGDFDSISPEEFNLIEEQVPRVIACDPVDKDLTDSELALDLALEQQPEDILLFGVTGTRLDHTLASIQMMTRVLQRQIRCSIMDLNNYVTITGSQAIVQERGYTYVSLLPVTPEVTGITLEGFQYPLTNATLKLGQSLGISNRLVSPTGTVTILSGLLLIIQSKD, from the coding sequence ATGCCAGCGCGCAGAACCGTTATTTTTGCCGGCGGAGAGCTATCCGAGCAGTTTTTGCGGGAGCTAGACAAAGAAGATTTCATTATCGGCGCCGACCGCGGAGCGCTGTTTCTCGTTACTCACGGCGTTATTCCTGATATTGCCGTAGGCGATTTCGACTCCATCTCTCCGGAAGAGTTCAATCTGATTGAAGAACAAGTCCCAAGAGTGATTGCCTGCGACCCCGTTGATAAAGATTTAACCGACAGCGAGCTTGCATTGGATCTTGCTCTTGAACAGCAGCCTGAGGACATTCTGCTCTTCGGTGTTACCGGAACACGGCTTGATCATACCCTGGCCAGCATCCAGATGATGACCCGGGTGCTTCAGCGCCAGATCCGCTGCTCGATCATGGATCTCAATAATTATGTCACGATTACTGGCTCCCAAGCCATTGTACAGGAACGGGGCTATACTTATGTTTCCCTGCTGCCCGTGACTCCGGAAGTCACTGGGATTACACTCGAGGGTTTTCAATATCCATTAACCAACGCAACGCTTAAACTGGGCCAATCTCTCGGAATCAGCAACCGGCTGGTCTCACCCACAGGGACCGTTACGATCCTGAGCGGACTTCTGCTTATTATTCAGAGTAAAGACTAA